The genomic DNA TTGTGGGTTGTCCAGCACAAGGTGTCCTCCATCGTTAGGCGGACCGCTATCCAAGGTATGACTACCATGCAGGGTAAACCTGATCAACATTCAAGTTAACCGGCAACCCGCGGAATTCCGTATAATAAAGTGCTAGAATGTGAATTAATTATGAAATACTTGCCCCAGCCTAGGAATATGTACAAAGTGATGGCCGATGTATCCGTGCAAAGCGCTAGGAATACCAAATTGTGAAGATAAAGACCCTCCATGAGGATCCAGGCGTAGTTTGCTACGATGAAGTATTGCCACAAGCTGGTGATGGTCTTGCAGACCCACGTCTGGAAGAGTCAATGGCGAGAGAAAGTTACCAGTTACAGTGCTCGATAAATAGTCATTGAAATTCGGGAaaagtattataatttattcccCTTACGTTGTGTTCCTGGATGAATGCGTTTTCTCCATCGACCATGACCACGTCCCAGGCGATGCCGATTCCTTCAACGAAAACCGAATCCTTGAGCAGTGTCATAAATGCTCGCATGATGAACGACACGAATAGATGCATGTGGAGTCTGTTCCTGGGATTTCTCAGTTTTCTTGAAACATACGTTAACAAACATTCAATACTTGATCTGCAAACTCACAGCGATTGGATCATTAACCCTCCGTTGGCCAACGTATACGAATTCGTCCAGTCTGACTTTCTGCTAAACGGTCGTTTGGTTCGGTTTCTTAttcttgattaatttttaattattaaattgctaaatattttattaacacAACTGTCGGAATATCAAAAAGAACTCTCAAAATAAGTACCTAAATGGTTAGGGAGGTATTCTTTTGCTTTGAAGTGGATAAAAACAGCTTTCGACGAAATTCTATACATTTGCCAACGGTATATACAAAAAAGCAGACAGCCAACGGAGGTTTAATTACGGGATGATGGTAATGTTGGGATGGAACCTTCGACGTACCTGAGTAAGGAGAAGATGACAAACGCGATGACAAGTGTCGTCAAAGAAGATGCATATCCTATCCGAGATACGATCTTTGTAACCGGCAACCATTTCTGTAAATTAGGACCAACGATAAATCTTTCTTCACCGCAGACTGCAATGTGTGCCAAAAGTTCAAGACTCAGAATCACACCAGAATCAGTAAAGCCGGCgcgcgagaaaaaaagagagagaggaaaatagGCCAAAGGATCAGCGAAGATCGTATTTCCAGAAGGTTGGTGCAGCGTGCAAGCTGTATAAACAGCAAAGCTCAGGACCACTGCTGCGATTCAATTAGATATCGGTGTATAGGTATTGTGGAACAGTGAATAACGAGAGGTAAGATTACTTGCCGCTCCGCAGGCCATTTGGATCGATATTAGTCGAGTGGTCCTGGAAGcgtcaacttttttcacttgGAGGAAAACAAACTGGCGGTATTTTCCTCCAACTCTTTAAGATTTCAATTAAAGAATACCAACAACTGACCGCAACTAATTGAGCTGACGAAAAcgtcaatatatgtataagataaACCTACTTTCAAAAGAGTCGAATTTCTGTCCCCGTCGTAGTTTCCGAGTTCCTGATCAAACTTTGTGACGTAGCTGACGTAGAAGGAGCTGGACGTCGTGCAGAGCGTGTaattgctccttgcgattttctCCCTGTTGGTATACCATTCTCCAGATTCAAGGCACACCTTCGACGCCACCGGGTTTACCGAATTATTGTTGTACCCGATGACGGGGGGCGGTGGGCACGGGGCTATTGCCGTCGATGGGGCTAAGGTGCGAGGCCAGCAGAGAAGCCCGTCGAAAACAACGGGGCAGAAGGTCATCCAGGGAACGTCAGGTTCTacaggtgagaaaaaaaagacttaATAAGATCCAGAACAGTCATCGGTTGTCTTTTCAAGTAAAATCCTTGCAAACGAAACATGCGATCGATATGCTGCTCCTTGTTTTTTCCCTATATTCCAGGTACTTGGTTGAATTAGCTAGGGCAATTCACTGTCATAATGCCTCTTTGTTTGCCTGACAATCAGAATAACCATTCACTTAGTCCATCGATGTGTGTCAGTGTCAATTTGTCAGGGCTGCAAATAGTTCCAGTGGTTCGACCCGATATGCAATGATACTATCAGACAGAATTCACGTGGTTGACGTTTGTATTATTTCTCCGCTCATTATTTCTTCCGCGTTAATGGGATTGTCCGAAGGGCGACGGATATTGCGGCAATCAAACCAAGGTCTCCCGCTTTAACACACTGCTGGAACTTAACGGTAAATGAGAACTGAGAGCCGAGCCACTGGAGATCTTGGGATGCAAATATCTCTCTATCAAGTGACAAAGCTTTCCATAAAAATGCGAACATTGGTAACTTGAAAGGATACAGAGCCTAGATAAGTGATTCCATTATCGGTTTTCGAGTATCGGGACAGTTCCCTATTTGCTCCTTCTTTTACGTACATACAAATTGAATCTCAAAGTATGTTTAATACATGTAGAGAAAGAGTTCCTTGAGATccagaaaaactttttcgacaaaaaattgTGTCGAGTTCGatgaaaagatatttttttataaaggaGAGCAGCCTCAAAAGCAGCCATTTAGAATAGGTAtaattgaatcgaaaattCGAGTGTAAGGCGTTAATTAACTGCCTTTGATATTCTCCCCTTGATACAATCACGGCTTTTGACGTCAGCAAACAAAATCGAGCCTGTTTGATTTTGGTCTAGACAACAGCCGGCGATTTCCTGTGGAAGCTAAGCACCGCACAATTTAATCGTACGTGAGAACGGAAATTCAACATTCTTCAGTCGCTTGGGGTGAGAACTACGATTAGGGGCGGCGAATCTAACGTCTAAATCTCAAGTCCCACAAGTATCGCACGTGGGTGGGTAACATACGACTGCCTTCCCAATTCTTCTGTCAAGAAATCTCTACTTCATCACTATTCTAGAGCTCTCGATTGATAAATTCATTCTTAAACTTTGACACCAATAAACAGAACCTCACTATTTCACATCTTTTAGCTCAATTGCATTTTCGTATTCTACTTGCCACCACCATTTCGCTCAGAACTGTTGCTCGACTGTCATGTGGCTGCACCCTATTTATCACCCTTCACATCGGATTGTAAGACCTGCTGCACTTGGTGGCTATTGTACCTATTGACCTAGATTCAGGTGTCTGCCTTGTAATATTCAAGCGTTAATTGTATTTGCTGATACATCATGGCTGTGCTCTGGAATGTTGTCTCCTTGGATCACATGttgattaatttaattttgatcCTCCGTCAGTGTCGAGTGgcattgataattaattactaaTGACATCATTGAAAAATGCACTCGTCTCCAATGCAGTCTAGTCCTACAATTGACGTGTGCTTAAAATTATGTTATTCAACTTACCAATTTGCTCATTCCGGAGTACATCGCAACGGTTTTTCTGCTCGGATATGAACCTGTATTGAGCCGATTCaatcattctgaaaaaaaaattggttttatGCTTGACTTGAAGGTCCTACATGAGAAACATCTGTTTTAACCTTGGCTTTAATATTTCACTGACATATCAATTATGGACCACCTTTTTATGGCACTGAATACtctgaatttcttttcttgcGAAGAAAACCTTTCCCAAGGCTGAATGGCCATTGAAATATCAAGTAGTACCTACtagcagttttttttcctttctatcACCGGCCCCCGAAGCCTTTATATTTCCGTCCCATCAAAGCAGCGAATCATGATCATCGATcacaaaaaacatttctcacCTTAACCGATCACATTTTTCCTAACAGCTAATGCTACGTGGAGCAAATTCACCTGTGAACAGTTTCAAACTGCAAAGTGCTGACACAATTAAGTGCCTGAACAATCTCGCTTTAACGTAGAGTCTTGTTAGTTTAGGGGCTTGATCTTAATCAGCTGTCGACTCATGAAACATACATTGATGTCCTCAAACCTCGAGGTTCTCCGAACTATCAATCGCAAATTCTAACTGACTTGCGGTGTTCTGATAGATTGCATTCTGACCCGACAGACACATTTCCGATGGTGAGCTCTAGTCAGGAAATTTTACGAGGAAGACGTCCGCGCATagaagataaattttcaatttcctgaGATTCGGTTTCCCCGTGGAACGCGCCAAATAATACACCTGATTTGCACGATCCAATTTatggattttttgtttctaagtTTGAACGTGTCAAGAAAAACAAGTCGGGGTTATCTGATCCTATTGATTCTTGTATTTTTACGATTTCCATTATGGACCCGGCAACGCTGGAAAGGATAGCGTTAAAACAACTgatgctgaaaattttcatctgtaTCTACACctctgtaaaaataatacgcATCAACTAACATCGATTAGTATACCGATCGTTCGAATTTGCAAGAATTACTAACGGTTCAGCTGGTACTTCCTTAATTGCAAGTTCGTTCAGTGGTTCACGTGAAAAAATCCGATATCCAATTATTTGCTCATTATTGTCGACTGCATAGGTCAAGGttgggaaaattgaaattacgtGTGATTATACATGAACGGTATTAGCGTGACGACCAGCAACACGCAACaatattattctttattcatCCTTTAAGGGACCTATTTTGCCAGCCTCTCCCCTACATATATTTGTGTACAAGCTTCTTCGAATATCGGAAATTCCTGTTTGAATTTTAGTATCTGGAAGGCCTTGAGCAAGGATTAATAGCCTTTTTCCAGAGAATCTTAATTTCCGTTATCATATTAAAAAGGTCTAAAATGTTTTGCCtctagataaattttttcttctttagcATTAGCATACTGTCCTCATTTCGGGCTAGCCTAGGATTCATTGAACTAGaataaagaatataaaaaatattcccatTGAAAATCACGACGAActcgttattattgttaaatttgTAAAAGGAGAAACCTGCCTTCATACACAGTATCTCTTTTCACGCTCTTTCGGATTCAATAACCGAAAATTGAACAAAGTGTTTAATATATTACACGAACGATTTATTCATACCCAATAACCTATACtgcaattttgtttataaaagtgaaaatttaaattaaataattccgAATGTGTAATTTAggtacataataatttttgcaaaaaaaaaaaaacaaataaataaataactgaccATAGTATGGATTCTTGCGAAGAAAGTAATGGAAAACAATTTTGAGTAAGCCATTCAATAAGTGACAAAAACATTTATTGCCATCGAAGCCTCGGATGGAACCGACTGCAATTTTGTATACGTCAAGAGTACAATTGAAAGACTAAAGGTGCAATGGAGGCAGCCGTATGCATGcatattcattttatacagTGGTACCCACGAAGTATTTGCACAATATGTACTCATCATTTATGTATGGCAAGTGGAGACGGTGAATAATGTGAAACACTTTTCCTTCTATCTCTGCCGGGACTTTGTATTTCACTTCACCACTTTTCGATCTATCAACTTCCGGAATTCCCTACCGGCAGTAGTGCCCAATGTGCATGCGTTACTAGAATagtttctttgaaaatcgagagcgatcgaataaaattatctaaTGTTAATAGTTGTGCCTCGCGTAACTTGAAAATCAGCTTCAGCTTCTACTCTCCATCCTCGATTTCTGTAATGCTAcaatttctgtaatttttctttccacttttTACACGTAGCTGCCCTATATTGGCGACGTAGATGTTtacttaatttaattttctttctcattacGGAACTTTATCCTTTTGATACTTGGATACAAGATACTCAAGCAAATTGAGTTAAGAAAAGTGATCTTTGGTGTGAGTTTAAAACTTGTACGTAATACGCTTCCATACTTTTTACATCAGATATACTCATGTCAGCATAAAGGAATTACGGTCGGACATTTCTTGCGTATTCTTGACCAGATCTAAATTTGATTATCGTTTAATTTCATAGTCTATATTACTTCGCCTTAATTATCGTGTAACTCGATCACTATTTTTCGCTAAAGTGTCGCCTGTCTACTCTCTGTGCAAGTTTTCTATTTATAGATCGTCGCAATTATAAAACGGTATCGTCTTCCACAACTTGTTAAACTCAGAAACCCAAGTTTCATTTCATGTGTGATAAAAACGATATTTCAGCTTAtagcaataattataattgacgCCTTGGCGAATGAAGAAATTCCCTCTGCGATGTTGAATATagcattcaattttcttttaccgCCAAAATTTTGCTCATGATCACTCAGAAACATATCGAGAACTTTTCGAGCAGTGATGCGTAAGTTGACAAGATTCCAGTTTCATTCGCATGAGAAATCACAGAACGATCTGATATGGACACGTGACAAGATTTCTAACgatcttttttactttattttttgtttttccttttttttcggacTATCGGCTTCGTTGACGTTACAAGgctcacaaattttttaataaggaTAAGATGTCTCTTACTGATGAAACAATTGCTTTTTCATTCTATTAACAGATAAACACTGTCGAATAAACCGCCAAAACGTTATTCACACATcacta from Diprion similis isolate iyDipSimi1 chromosome 2, iyDipSimi1.1, whole genome shotgun sequence includes the following:
- the LOC124416398 gene encoding secretin receptor-like, whose translation is MIESAQYRFISEQKNRCDVLRNEQIEPDVPWMTFCPVVFDGLLCWPRTLAPSTAIAPCPPPPVIGYNNNSVNPVASKVCLESGEWYTNREKIARSNYTLCTTSSSFYVSYVTKFDQELGNYDGDRNSTLLKKWLPVTKIVSRIGYASSLTTLVIAFVIFSLLRKLRNPRNRLHMHLFVSFIMRAFMTLLKDSVFVEGIGIAWDVVMVDGENAFIQEHNTWVCKTITSLWQYFIVANYAWILMEGLYLHNLVFLALCTDTSAITLYIFLGWGLPCMVVIPWIAVRLTMEDTLCWTTHKNSSLFLIIRIPIMMSILCNFVLFVNIVRVLLVKLKTSVYLQRKKMRYRKWAKSTLVLVPLFGAHYTMFMGLSYYKDTSIELVWLFCDQLFASFQGCFVALLYCLLNSEVRAEVRKTWKAQRSRRGAESLSLAQRELPRTTNLRVTFHRSHRICANHNATENCETVIR